GCGTCCCGCTTAGTGAAAAGCAAACAAAaaccattgttatcagaactggACCGGACCAGCCGGTTCGATCAGTCGGACCGAAAATCGGACCTATATTCGGTCCGGTTAGCTAAAAACCCAAAATGCACAAAAAAACCGGTGAATCCAAAAAACCGATCAGTTTTTGGGTAAACCCATTCAAACCGGCCGGTTGCATGGGTTCAGAAATTTAAATGAAATCCGAACCGAAATCCCCCTCCCGACCCGAAATGAAAAAGagcataaataaaaaaacccTAGTCTTTCTTCGTTCTTCCTTCTGTTCTTCATCAGTTCATCTTCGCTGTTCGCTCCCAAATGAAATCGGTAGCCTCTCAACTCAGTTCATCAGTGATCAGTCATCGCAATTTTCATCTTTTGCTTCGAGCTCGATCATCGCATGTTTCGTCTTCTCCTTCGAGCGCAAAGTTAGCTCCATCCTCTTTTCCTTCGAGCGGCAGAGTCCAGACCAGAGtctttcctcttctccttcgagTAACAGAGTCCAAAGTCTCAGAAGATTGCTCTTCTCCTTCCGTCATTCGAGCAACAACTTTTGTGATTGCAGAGTCCAGACCAGAGTCTCCAGCGTCCACACTGACGACGGTGCAGCAGCGGTTCGAGCACGGTTcgagcttcctcttctcctttgctTGCGGTGACTGGACAGTTTGGaccaaatttaatttaattgtgGTAACCTTTGCTTGCGGTTGCGGTGACAAATTGAGACATTGGTTGGTTGATTTTGCCAAAAATCACTGTTTAATGAAGTTTTTCGATTCCAAATTACTGGTTGATTTTGCACGATGACTTGCTGTTGCTAATGTGTTTCATTTTGCTGGTTATGGCTATCTGAATACGTGCTTGATGAAAGACaatattttggatttttttcattttgcctAATGCGCGTCCTGTGAGGCAAGAAATTGGATTAAGGATGTGTATGCCCTGAGAGGGGTTCTTTGGTTGCAAACAAGGGTGCTTCATGGAAGAGTTTGGTGCAATATTTTCTGTTCATGATGTAAGAGCTACTATTTTGGAACTTAATGCAGTAATGCTTTTGACATTACTTTGGTGTGTTGTGTTTTGGTTGCATTCTGCATTTGAGCATTTTCTGCATCTTTTAATTCCATTTTAGCATATATCAGTGATGCTTTTACTTTTTGTTTCTGCAGTGAAAGATAACATGATGCTTTCATTTTGCATAGAAGCACTTTAACAAGGTGCATATAGTGAAAACTCACTTTTTGTTGCATTGCAATGAAGCAGTTGCAGCATTAATAGAAGAAGCATGAACAAGCTTAGGACAGTGCCACTTAATATCGATTCAAGATCGTGGGGACATCAATACCAGAAAAGTGATGCcatttttcttatcttttttggacacattaattattatctaatatttattactattttcttgtattttaaattattttcttaaaataataaatatttatttattttataattaaacatgcggtccgacccattgAATCCCGGTTGAACCCATTAACTCATACTACGGCCGGTTCGatatccggtccggttctaaTAACACTGACAAAAACAAATGTGAGAAGAAAAAGGTAGCAAGACGAGGCATGTGGGGCTCGTGAATGTCTAAGACTCTAATAATGGTGAATTCGCTTATTAGAGCAGGACGAGCGGGTGATGGCATAGGCACAGACGGCTGCAGAAGTAATGCAATGTTGCAGATCCGATGGGAATGATGTGAATCGGCGGCAAGACCAGCACATTCAAGGGAAAGAACTCACACAAGCAAGCAATGGTGAAAGATTTACAAGCCTTATAGTCCCTACAAAGAAAATGCAACTTATTAGATAATCATTGAGCTCACTgaataaattacatatattactaataatttatcataataaAACAGAACAGAGAATTATGCAGAATATGCAGAATTTACGTACCAAAAGGCGTTTCAAAATATTGTAGGCAAAGTAACACGCCATGACTTGGATACCTAATTTGAATTGTAGAATGAGAGAACAGTGTAGACAGTTTGTGTGATAGTTAAGATGAGTAGGATCAATGCCGCTAGAACTGACAAGATTGCCCACGGGCTGCTAAGATGATTTCTCCTTAACATCGCCATCCAAACATGTCGCTTCTTGCTGCAGTGCTTCGTCAGTTTGTCAACTATTTGTGCATAGTAGGAGCTCGACAGTATCCTATGTTTGCACATATTGTTGAACATGGTAGCAATAACTTCATCATCACCCATGAAGCTTTCGATTATCCCGTAGTGCCGAAGCAGCTCAACATCCTTTGGGGTATTTACCAGACCGTCCATGAAACTCATGTAGTCTCctacatatttattttctccGACACAATGTTCTTCATATGCGATTAAATTTCGAAATCGCCCTTCTGTAGCATCGTCTATTTGGATGAGTGGAATATCTAAAAGCCCATTTTCAAATGTGATATCATAAAATTTGCTTTTCTTAGCACCGTTAAATCTAACTCCTAAATCACGCAGCTCTGTGGCAGAATATTTGTACTTTTTGATCCTCACAGAAGTGGATTCTGTCGATGCTCTCTGCCGTTGCAAGATCTCCAAGATCTCCTTAACCAGCCTGAACTTGCGGACAAGATCCAAAATGTACTTTTTGATACTCTGCCCTTGCTGGGGATGTGAGACACTTTCAGCTTTCATTTCCAAGATCTCCTCAACCAACATGAACTTGCGGACAAGATCCAAAATATGCTTAATATCTCGGAGTTTCTCTCGGTTTAGTCGTCTACCTCCAAATGTAGATTTAGGCGAGAGAAGATTGTTGATGCTTTGCACTGCATTTTTCCGTTCAAGTAGGCCTACATCTGAACGTAAGTACCCATATACTGGGAGATACCTCAAGGCCCTCCGAATAAGGTAGAGTGGGCCAGGCAGATCACCAATCATAGAATGTAGACGCTCCAGAACAAAGAATGGAATTTGATTTTCAAGTAGCATTAAATCTCTCCTTAAGGACAGACGTACCCAACCAGCTTTAAGGAGAGGGTCCGTTTCTCTTTCGCGTTTCCATGTAGCTTTACGGAACAGCTCAATGATAAAGCAGCCATCGAGCAACAACATTTCTAGGAAGACATTTTTCTCAAGAGCAACGGGATCCGCATAGTAACCACGAGCCTCATCTTCCAATTCTTCCAAAACCCCAAGACACTCCCTTACTTGGTAAAATCCAGTCACAAATCCTTGTTCCTCCTTTCGTTTAAGCAGATCGTTTAGGTAGCGCAACTTATGTTGTTCCATATATTGAAGTTGACTCTTGCGTTTATCATGATAGTATGGTCCAATTGAAAGCAACACAGGCTCGTACAACTCTTTATTCGCAGCACGTAGTTCGTGATGAACCTTAAATATATAACTCGTTGGCTTAGCGGGAGGCAACTGACCCAGCTTTTCGATAATGTTAATCGAGATCTCCTCCATGTTCTCACCTCTTCTAGTAGTCTTCATAATAATAACCAGACGATATAATAACTGAATTAGAAAATCTGTTGATGATATTTAGAGTTCACAAGTTAATCTACTCTAATGTATAAGTTTGaataaaatatcataataaatataagtatattttttggcgaattaataaat
This Punica granatum isolate Tunisia-2019 unplaced genomic scaffold, ASM765513v2 Contig00406, whole genome shotgun sequence DNA region includes the following protein-coding sequences:
- the LOC116190256 gene encoding UPF0481 protein At3g47200-like isoform X2, which encodes MEEISINIIEKLGQLPPAKPTSYIFKVHHELRAANKELYEPVLLSIGPYYHDKRKSQLQYMEQHKLRYLNDLLKRKEEQGFVTGFYQVRECLGVLEELEDEARGYYADPVALEKNVFLEMLLLDGCFIIELFRKATWKRERETDPLLKAGWVRLSLRRDLMLLENQIPFFVLERLHSMIGDLPGPLYLIRRALRYLPVYGYLRSDVGLLERKNAVQSINNLLSPKSTFGGRRLNREKLRDIKHILDLVRKFMLVEEILEMKAESVSHPQQGQSIKKYILDLVRKFRLVKEILEILQRQRASTESTSVRIKKYKYSATELRDLGVRFNGAKKSKFYDITFENGLLDIPLIQIDDATEGRFRNLIAYEEHCVGENKYVGDYMSFMDGLVNTPKDVELLRHYGIIESFMGDDEVIATMFNNMCKHRILSSSYYAQIVDKLTKHCSKKRHVWMAMLRRNHLSSPWAILSVLAALILLILTITQTVYTVLSFYNSN
- the LOC116190256 gene encoding UPF0481 protein At3g47200-like isoform X1 is translated as MKTTRRGENMEEISINIIEKLGQLPPAKPTSYIFKVHHELRAANKELYEPVLLSIGPYYHDKRKSQLQYMEQHKLRYLNDLLKRKEEQGFVTGFYQVRECLGVLEELEDEARGYYADPVALEKNVFLEMLLLDGCFIIELFRKATWKRERETDPLLKAGWVRLSLRRDLMLLENQIPFFVLERLHSMIGDLPGPLYLIRRALRYLPVYGYLRSDVGLLERKNAVQSINNLLSPKSTFGGRRLNREKLRDIKHILDLVRKFMLVEEILEMKAESVSHPQQGQSIKKYILDLVRKFRLVKEILEILQRQRASTESTSVRIKKYKYSATELRDLGVRFNGAKKSKFYDITFENGLLDIPLIQIDDATEGRFRNLIAYEEHCVGENKYVGDYMSFMDGLVNTPKDVELLRHYGIIESFMGDDEVIATMFNNMCKHRILSSSYYAQIVDKLTKHCSKKRHVWMAMLRRNHLSSPWAILSVLAALILLILTITQTVYTVLSFYNSN